In Leishmania mexicana MHOM/GT/2001/U1103 complete genome, chromosome 34, one DNA window encodes the following:
- a CDS encoding putative tubulin tyrosine ligase: MSSSANTFPALSGGFKLPSVTAAPKTSVTRIPARVVHQTRALPSVTRDLVAPTPSSTPSLYPQSLWWDAQQGKEDTDKITRKRTYRVSDYPPIIVGKYVTDPTGKDFSNPQYVPAGTAARSRSSSRAAARSDAGVTALSRISSSATTCSTCTTTSSTVHGSEEDEENLALRVTAKRKLFTVVMPIYPSSAASFFFPTAYVQSSRDAADWRGPPKKINEDLHPNDRANFSLSFVSVRENNLNRMGLYKIGPGAVAFSAVIKAFEAGGLRYTDSNKDFNILWAKRATVYTLSSLNAYQKVNHFPGTWGVGRKDRLAYNIRRMQRHFGDDAFDIVPKSFLIPQDEAELRRDAEMDPGTPEKPLIYIVKPGASSCGRGIHLFKGVPPMPRGAGREKEMVCQRYIGNPLLIYGRKFDLRLYCVVTSFDPLRIYLFDEGLVRFAAKKYSGPDQDLDNIHVHLTNYSVNKTAELSKESNGKDYESDDPLDIKWCLSDFKRHLASHHPLGLAAWDRIQFECEDVVIKTFLSIEHNVVEEVTRNCADRSGRNCFELFGLDLMADDNLKVRLLEVNIMPSLATGSSLDKAVKSRMLSHMLTLVRVIPYRRDSQLDPNNTDGIYVPRGIQRQPGERTYKFGNHPFPSARIVERPLLTSFNDPNNEDSNLSMAELLMLREYEEELQCAGSFRCIYPVGRTVNRYLPYFLHGVRRSNYLLASAAVMKSKRPQNEKLFD, translated from the coding sequence ATGAGTTCGTCGGCGAACACATTTCCGGCGCTGTCGGGCGGATTCAAGTTGCCTTCTGTGACGGCCGCGCCGAAAACTAGTGTGACTCGCATACCGGCTCGCGTCGTGCATCAGACACGCGCTTTGCCTTCCGTCACGCGCGACTTGGTTGCTCCGACGCCGTCATCGACGCCATCGCTGTACCCACAGAGTCTGTGGTGGGACGCGCAGCAGGGTAAAGAGGACACGGACAAGATTACTCGCAAGCGCACCTACAGGGTAAGCGACTATCCTCCCATTATCGTGGGCAAGTACGTGACGGATCCGACAGGAAAGGACTTTTCCAACCCACAGTACGTGCCCGcagggacggcggcgcgctctcgctcgtcgtcgcgcgccgcagccagGAGCGACGCAGGTGTGACCGCTCTCAGCCGGATCTCGAGCTCCGCGACGACGTGCTCTACCTGCACTACGACCTCGTCTACCGTTCACGGctccgaggaggacgaggaaaACCTCGCGCTACGCGTCACCGCAAAGCGGAAACTGTTTACGGTGGTGATGCCCATCtacccctcctccgctgcgaGCTTCTTCTTCCCGACAGCATACGTGCAGTCATCCCGCGACGCGGCAGATTGGCGAGGTCCACCGAAGAAGATTAACGAAGATCTACACCCTAACGACCGCGCCAatttctcgctctccttcgTTTCCGTGCGCGAGAACAACCTGAATCGGATGGGGCTGTACAAGATCGGTcccggcgctgtcgccttCAGCGCGGTCATCAAGGCCTTTGAGGCGGGCGGGCTCCGGTACACGGACTCCAACAAAGACTTCAACATATTGTGGGCCAAGCGGGCCACCGTCTATACCCTGTCCTCGCTGAATGCGTACCAAAAGGTGAACCACTTCCCAGGTACGTGGGGTGTGGGCCGCAAGGACCGGCTGGCCTACAACATCCGCCGCATGCAGCGGCACTTCGGCGACGATGCCTTTGACATTGTGCCCAAGTCCTTCCTCATCCCTCAAGACGAAGCGGAACTGCGCCGCGATGCGGAGATGGACCCCGGCACCCCGGAGAAGCCGCTGATCTACATTGTCAAGCCCGGCGCGTCTAGCTGCGGACGAGGGATCCACCTCTTCAAGGGCGTTCCGCCCATGCCtcggggggcggggcgcgAGAAGGAGATGGTGTGTCAGCGGTACATTGGCAACCCCTTGCTCATCTATGGCCGCAAGTTTGACCTGCGTCTCTACTGCGTGGTCACCTCCTTCGACCCGTTGCGGATCTACCTCTTTGATGAGGGTCTCGTGCGGTTCGCGGCTAAGAAGTACAGCGGCCCTGACCAGGACCTTGACAACATCCATGTACATCTCACCAACTACTCCGTTAATAAAACGGCGGAGCTGAGCAAGGAAAGCAACGGCAAGGACTACGAGAGTGACGACCCACTTGACATCAAGTGGTGCCTCTCCGACTTCAAGCGGCACTTGGCATCGCACCACCCACTGGGGCTTGCTGCCTGGGACCGCATCCAGTTCGAGTGCGAGGATGTGGTGATAAAGACGTTTCTCAGTATTGAGCACAacgtggtggaggaggtgacgcgCAACTGCGCCGATAGAAGCGGACGCAACTGCTTTGAACTGTTCGGGCTGGACTTGATGGCGGATGACAATCTCaaggtgcggctgctggaggTCAACATCATGCCCTCGCTGGCGACAGGCAGCTCTCTCGACAAAGCCGTGAAGTCCCGCATGCTGTCGCACATGTTGACGCTGGTGCGCGTCATTCCGTATCGACGGGATAGTCAGCTGGACCCCAACAACACGGACGGCATCtacgtgccgcgcggcaTTCAGCGGCAGCCGGGAGAGCGCACCTACAAATTTGGCAATCACCCCTTTCCGAGCGCTCGTATTGTggagcggccgctgctgaccTCCTTCAACGACCCGAACAACGAAGACTCGAACCTGTCCATGGCCGAGTTGCTCATGTTGCGCGAGTATGAGGAGGAGTTGCAGTGCGCTGGCAGCTTTCGGTGCATCTACCCTGTTGGTCGCACCGTTAACAGATATCTTCCCTACTTTTTGCATGGCGTCCGCCGCAGCAACTACCTgctggcgtcggcggcggtgatgaaGTCGAAGCGGCCGCAGAACGAGAAGCTCTTCGATTAA
- a CDS encoding RAD51/dmc1 protein, with the protein MQQQHSSHFAEERVGDRGAAFAEPPPLHNSVTGEAAGQLLLEVERLAEHGIGAADITKLKQAGIFTVPGVQMQCRKDLIQIKGLSEAKVDKIIEAARRVGEVGFITGSSCLQQRSTILRISTGSTALDQLLGGGGIESRSITEAFGEFRTGKTQIGHTLCVTCQLPLEMGGGNGKAVYVDTEGTFRPERIRPIAERFGMDSNSVLDNILVARAYTHEHQAHLLSMVAAKMAEDQFSLLVVDSITALFRVDFSGRGELAERQQKLAKMLSQLIKIAEEFNIAVYITNQVVSDPGGASMFVADPKKPVGGHILAHASTTRLSLRKGRGDQRVCKIFDSPSLPELECVYSISEQGIIDAVE; encoded by the coding sequence atgcagcagcagcacagctcGCACTTCGCCGAAGAGCGCGTCGGtgaccgcggcgccgcctttgcAGAGCCTCCGCCACTCCACAACTCCGTCACCGGAGAAGCGGCCGGACAACTTctgctggaggtggagcgTCTTGCGGAGCATGGCATCGGAGCCGCAGACATTACAAAGCTGAAGCAGGCGGGGATCTTCACTGTTCCTGGTGTGCAGATGCAGTGTAGGAAAGACCTCATTCAGATAAAAGGCCTCTCCGAGGCGAAGGTTGACAAGATcatcgaggcggcgcggcgcgtggGCGAGGTGGGCTTCATTACCGGCTCCAGCtgtctgcagcagcgcagcactATTCTACGTATCTCCACCGGGAGTACGGCGCTCGATCAGCtgctcggtggcggcggtatCGAGAGCCGCTCCATAACCGAGGCGTTTGGAGAGTTCCGCACCGGCAAGACGCAGATCGGGCACACCTTGTGCGTAACCTgtcagctgccgctggagaTGGGCGGTGGCAACGGAAAGGCGGTGTACGTGGACACCGAGGGCACGTTTCGGCCGGAGCGGATTCGACCCATTGCGGAGCGCTTCGGGATGGACTCAAACTCCGTGCTAGACAACATCCTTGTCGCCCGCGCCTATACGCACGAGCATCAGGCTCACCTGCTATCAATGGTAGCAGCCAAGATGGCGGAGGATCAGTTTAGCCTGCTCGTCGTAGACAGCATAACGGCTCTCTTTCGCGTTGACTTCTCCGGCCGCGGCGAGCtcgcggagcggcagcagaagcTGGCAAAGATGCTGAGCCAACTGATCAAAATCGCGGAGGAGTTCAACATTGCCGTGTACATCACCAATCAGGTAGTCTCCGACCCCGGTGGCGCCTCCATGTTTGTAGCGGACCCAAAGAAGCCCGTCGGTGGCCACATCCTCGCCCAtgcgtcgacgacgcgcctGTCCCTGCGCAAGGGCCGCGGCGATCAGCGCGTGTGCAAAATATTTGATAGCCCATCCTTGCCGGAGCTCGAATGCGTGTACAGCATCTCTGAGCAAGGGATCATCGACGCGGTTGAGTGA
- a CDS encoding putative DNA replication factor — MEITDTIKERLRYFFVHHSEPPLPLSTHDGTSASTSPRTSSGAAAAGAGGRSVFIQEVDCMKLLDVCPEVGCTLLVQTTTVMDMLRVECAALCKEAGQAGILSSSISIRLTHVPAAMTGLPSVPPAGGQLVQLCGSIIRMSTKRVVPYASRLMCPRCHATTEIFTNAFDRATEAKAQCSQPACKHEPMQVIGQVWMDYAECRLQQRSNQSGHLPRSVLVTLDDELSMKCSVGQFVEVVGIAFPKWRHVFPSSRPSIEPAIWAVNVLPMEAYRGAATSTSGAPGLRRRAGKTDRPKFNPEHFFTSFCKNKRKRGVTLVRSVCPHLSGLFAPRFAVLLSALGGASTTGKVSMHVRNTIHCLYVGDPSTGKTQLLRFAAAIAPRSTSTTGMGSTSAGLTVAAAKEHGEWVLEPGALVLSDGGSCIIDELRTVSPADRASLHEAMEQQTISVAKGGLVTKLRTACAVLSACNPPTRRGGRTEIGVGGPLLSRFDFIFLLWDTPKPEVDARIASHMLRANTGAQTVLEEEELTVDEVARYLWWVRTQYATTDGPFLSDPAADLLGRYYEVQRQRGASPALDDAVPVTVRFLESLVRLTQAHAKLHLQTICTLEDAAMAVFLMERTAYSLKCPLDAVEPGMYSSSLELDEVFLSDDPAALAQQDAVLSAIVDVMFHYQLPSADPFNGTERRGDEEIALADLPFMRAMRVTGASQKTNAASPTGDVTGEDEVADGTLLAQRRVPSALLQDKTLVAIASAERLAEEVGRTSGTAYSVARYPGSSIERAADSSPRAVADLLQSQRVRPSSSVAPCAFAPSQPSPLPALVEEGQAPDYTQLMAGKRPKEAGEDELLLPDSEHHSSASSAPPSQQMAARPLPSPSLSVPETGSLPYSLLPNGARKRSAEDIMRSLRFRP, encoded by the coding sequence ATGGAAATCACGGATACGATAAAGGAGCGCCTTCGGTACTTTTTCGTGCATCACAGCGagcctcctctccctctatcGACCCATGATGGCACCAGCGCGTCCACCTCGCCTCGGacaagcagcggcgctgctgcagccggtgctggcggccgGTCTGTTTTTATTCAAGAGGTGGACTGCATGAAGCTCCTCGACGTCTGCCCAGAGGTCGGGTGCACACTGCTGGTTCAGACCACAACAGTCATGGATATGCTGCGGGTGGAGTGCGCGGCACTGTGCAAAGAGGCTGGGCAGGCGGGGatcctcagcagcagcatctccATCCGCCTCACGCACGTGCCAGCAGCTATGACAGGACTGCCGTCGGTGCCACCCGCTGGCGGCCAACTCGTGCAGTTATGCGGGTCGATCATTCGCATGTCGACCAAGCGCGTGGTGCCGTATGCGTCGCGGCTAATGTGCCCGCGATGCCATGCTACCACGGAGATCTTCACAAACGCTTTTGACCGCGCGACGGAAGCCAAGGCGCAGTGCTCGCAGCCCGCCTGCAAGCATGAGCCGATGCAGGTGATTGGTCAGGTTTGGATGGACTACGCCGAGtgtcggctgcagcagcggtcgAACCAGTCAGGCCACCTGCCTCGCAGCGTCCTCGTCACGCTGGATGACGAGCTCAGCATGAAGTGCTCGGTGGGCCAGTtcgtggaggtggtggggatCGCCTTTCCAAAATGGCGGCATGTTTTTCCCTCTAGCAGGCCGAGCATCGAACCGGCCATCTGGGCGGTCAACGTGCTCCCTATGGAGGCGTATCGCGGGGCGGCCACGTCGACGAGTGGTGCACCTGGactgcgtcgccgcgccggcaaGACGGACCGGCCAAAGTTCAACCCAGAGCATTTCTTCACCTCTTTCTGCAAGAACAAGCGCAAACGCGGCGTGACGCTGGTGCGGTCCGTGTGCCCGCATCTCTCCGGCCTCTTCGCGCCCCGATTTGCAGTGCTGCTCTCCGCCCTCGGCGGGGCGTCGACGACGGGGAAAGTTTCCATGCACGTACGCAACACAATTCACTGCCTCTACGTTGGCGACCCCTCGACTGGCaagacgcagctgctgcgctttgcggcggccatcgcgccgcgcagcacctcgacgACCGGCATgggcagcacctccgccggTCTCACAGTGGCGGCCGCGAAGGAGCATGGCGAGTGGGTGCTGGAGCCTGGTGCATTGGTGCTGAGCGATGGCGGCTCTTGCATCATCGATGAGCTCCGCACCGTCTCTCCAGCGGATCGTGCCTCGCTGCATGAGGCAATGGAGCAGCAGACCATCTCCGTGGCAAAGGGCGGTCTCGTCACGAAGttgcgcaccgcctgcgcggTCTTGTCGGCCTGCAATCCGCCGAcccgccgcggtggtcgAACGGAGATCGGCGTTGGCGGTCCGCTGCTGAGCCGCTTTGACTTCATCTTTCTTCTCTGGGACACGCCGAAGCCAGAGGTGGATGCGCGGATTGCGTCGCACATGCTGCGAGCCAATACTGGAGCACAgacggtgctggaggaggaggaactGACAgtggacgaggtggcgcGGTACCTATGGTGGGTGCGCACCCAGTACGCCACGACAGACGGCCCTTTTCTCTCCGACCCGGCCGCTGACCTACTGGGCCGCTACTACGAGGTCCAACGGCAGCGTGGCGCCAGTCCTGCCCTGGATGACGCGGTGCCGGTGACCGTGCGGTTCCTTGAGTCCCTCGTGCGActcacacaggcacacgcgaaGCTGCATCTACAGACGATATGCACGCTCGAGGACGCCGCGATGGCGGTGTTTCTCATGGAACGCACCGCGTACAGCCTCAAGTGCCCGCTGGACGCTGTGGAGCCCGGAATGTACAGCAGTTCGCTTGAGCTGGACGAGGTGTTCCTCTCAGATGACCCTGCGGCGCTCGCTCAGCAGGACGCGGTGCTGTCCGCCATCGTCGATGTCATGTTCCACTACCAGCTGCCGTCAGCGGACCCCTTTAATGGGAccgagaggagaggcgacgAGGAGATTGCCTTGGCAGATCTTCCCTTCATGCGGGCGATGCGCGTCACTGGCGCATCGCAGAAAACAAACGCCGCTTCGCCCACCGGCGACGTTACAGGTgaggacgaggtggcggACGGTACGCTGCTGGCTCAGAGGAGGGTCCCCTCAGCCTTGCTGCAGGACAAGACCCTTGTCGCCATCGCCAGCGCTGAGCGACTGGCGGAGGAGGTTGGCCGGACCTCTGGCACCGCCTACAGCGTTGCGCGCTATCCCGGCTCCAGTATTGAGCGGGCCGCGGACTCGTCGCCAAGAGCCGTGGCGGATCTCTTGCAATCTCAGCGGGTGCGTCCGTCATCGTCTGTGGCACCATGCGCATTCGCTCCCTCGCAGCCGAGCCCGCTACCCGCTCTCGTCGAAGAGGGGCAAGCACCGGATTACACACAGCTGATGGCAGGAAAGAGGCCGAAGGAGGCGGGCgaggatgagctgctgctaCCGGATAGCGAGCAccactcctccgcctccagcgcgccgccctcgcagCAAATGGCGGCCCGTCCTCTTCCATCGCCGTCATTATCCGTTCCCGAAACCGGTTCATTGCCGTACTCGCTCCTGCCAAACGGTGCGCGGAAACGGTCTGCTGAGGACATCATGCGCAGTCTTCGATTCCGCCCGTGA